The Methanocella sp. genome window below encodes:
- a CDS encoding IMP cyclohydrolase codes for MYVGRFVCVGKTGGKLWAGYRVSSRSFPNRHAVRINDNTVAIMPKDIKDLEKSPYISYNCVRIENGAAVIANGSHTDPIIEKISTGYPARDALALSLLAMDYERDTLDTPRIAAALSNGFAYLGIVTRDGINVSDFPLLENECFMVATYEKTVFSRLTVEASSAEDVAKKMFELTFEKAVCSAGVFQSDGGFEVGIYNGP; via the coding sequence ATGTACGTCGGAAGGTTCGTCTGCGTGGGAAAAACGGGCGGAAAGCTGTGGGCTGGATACCGGGTATCCTCACGGTCGTTCCCTAACCGGCATGCCGTGCGTATAAACGATAACACCGTGGCGATCATGCCGAAGGATATTAAAGACCTCGAGAAGAGCCCGTACATCTCGTATAACTGCGTCCGGATAGAGAACGGCGCGGCCGTCATCGCCAACGGCTCCCATACCGACCCCATAATCGAGAAAATATCGACGGGCTATCCGGCACGCGATGCCCTTGCTTTGAGCTTACTGGCGATGGACTACGAGAGGGATACGCTCGATACGCCACGGATCGCGGCGGCCCTTTCGAACGGTTTTGCTTATCTGGGCATCGTCACGAGGGACGGCATCAACGTCAGCGACTTTCCGCTGCTTGAGAACGAGTGCTTCATGGTGGCCACCTACGAGAAGACGGTCTTCTCGCGGCTGACGGTCGAGGCATCGTCCGCGGAGGACGTGGCGAAGAAGATGTTCGAGCTCACCTTCGAGAAGGCCGTGTGCTCCGCCGGAGTATTCCAGTCGGACGGCGGGTTCGAAGTGGGCATCTACAACGGGCCTTAA